The Megalops cyprinoides isolate fMegCyp1 chromosome 12, fMegCyp1.pri, whole genome shotgun sequence genome contains a region encoding:
- the LOC118787065 gene encoding EH domain-containing protein 3-like, with the protein MFSWLGTADRRKRDPEVFQTVSDGLKKLYKSKLLPLEEQYKFHDFHSPALEDADFDNKPMVLLVGQYSTGKTTFIRYLLEQDFPGMRIGPEPTTDSFTAVMYGDHEGLTPGNALVVDPRKPFRKLNAFGNAFLNRLVCAQLPNPVLESISVIDTPGILSGEKQRISRGYNFAAVLEWFAERVDRIILLFDAHKLDISDEFSEVIKALKNHEDKIRVVLNKADQIQTQQLMRVYGALMWSLGKIINTPEVVRVYTGSFWSRPLLVPDNRKLFEAEESDLFTDIQSLPRNAAIRKLNDLIKRARLAKVHAYIVSSLRKEMPAVFGKENKKRELISNLGEVYSRIEKERQLSRGDFPNLRKMQEQLQDHDLSKFPPLKPKLLETVDDMLSHDIAQLMALVRQEETQRPSQAVRGGAFEGTANGPFGHGYGEGAGEGIDEPEWVVARDKPLYDEIFFTLSPINGKVTGASAKKEMLRSKLPNTVLGKIWKLADIDRDGMLDDEEFALANHLIKVKLEGHELPATLPPHLVPPSKRKIPE; encoded by the exons ATGTTCAGCTGGTTGGGTACCGCTGACAGGAGGAAGAGGGACCCGGAGGTCTTTCAGACGGTCAGCGATGGACTCAAGAAGCTTTACAAAAGCAAGCTGTTGCCGCTGGAAGAGCAGTACAAATTCCACGACTTCCACTCGCCCGCCTTAGAAGATGCCGATTTCGACAACAAGCCCATGGTGCTGTTGGTGGGACAGTACTCCACGGGAAAGACCACCTTCATCAG GTACCTCCTGGAGCAGGACTTCCCGGGCATGCGGATTGGGCCGGAGCCCACGACGGACTCGTTCACGGCGGTGATGTACGGTGACCACGAGGGGCTGACCCCGGGAAATGCCCTGGTGGTGGACCCCAGGAAGCCCTTCCGAAAACTCAACGCCTTTGGCAATGCCTTCCTCAACAG GCTCGTTTGCGCCCAGCTGCCCAATCCCGTGCTGGAGAGCATCAGCGTCATCGACACACCGGGGATCCTGTCCGGAGAGAAGCAGCGCATTAGCCGAG gctACAACTTCGCAGCAGTGCTGGAGTGGTTCGCCGAGCGCGTGGACCGCATCATCCTGCTGTTTGACGCCCACAAGCTGGACATCTCAGACGAGTTCTCCGAGGTCATCAAGGCCCTGAAGAACCATGAGGACAAGATTAGGGTGGTGCTGAACAAGGCTGACCAGATCCAGACCCAGCAGCTGATGCGGGTCTACGGCGCCCTCATGTGGTCGCTGGGGAAGATCATTAACACGCCCGAGGTGGTGCGTGTCTACACCGGCTCCTTCTGGTCACGCCCGCTGCTCGTCCCCGACAACCGCAAGCTGTTCGAGGCCGAGGAGTCGGACCTGTTCACGGACATCCAGTCCCTGCCCCGCAACGCCGCCATCCGCAAACTCAACGACCTCATCAAGAGGGCGCGGCTGGCCAAG GTCCACGCCTACATTGTCAGCTCCCTGAGGAAGGAGATGCCGGCCGTTTTTGGGAAGGAGAACAAGAAGAGGGAGCTGATCAGTAACCTGGGGGAGGTCTACAGTCGCATCGAGAAGGAGCGCCAGCTCTCCCGCGGAGACTTCCCCAACCTCAGGAAGATGCAG gagcagctgcaggaccaTGACCTCAGCAAGTTCCCGCCGCTGAAGCCCAAGCTGCTGGAGACGGTGGACGACATGCTGTCCCACGACATCGCCCAGCTGATGGCGCTGGTGAGGCAGGAGGAGACCCAGCGTCCGAGCCAGGCGGTGAGGGGCGGGGCCTTCGAGGGCACAGCCAATGGGCCGTTTGGCCACGGCTACGGCGAGGGCGCCGGTGAGGGCATCGACGAGCCCGAGTGGGTGGTGGCGCGTGACAAGCCGCTGTACGACGAGATCTTCTTCACCCTCTCACCCATCAATGGCAAGGTGACGGGCGCCAGCGCCAAGAAGGAGATGCTGAGGTCCAAGCTGCCCAACACCGTGCTGGGAAAGATCTGGAAGCTGGCCGACATCGACCGCGACGGCATGCTGGATGACGAGGAGTTCGCCCTGGCCAACCACCTCATCAAGGTCAAGCTAGAGGGCCACGAGCTGCCCGCCACGCTCCCCCCGCACCTGGTGCCCCCCTCCAAGAGGAAAATACCTGAGTAA
- the ccdc180 gene encoding coiled-coil domain-containing protein 180, whose translation MAETRIIPSGKVYRQMFDAQESEEQSVEEEVRGLPDTIMAEKLGSDIIERMMEKKERSHTEAVAQLHQELVMLSAEYESFLTEKGEDFLSKLSTSYENAERLLQRLDNVSDLETFTLQGLHELWESVKQESEERRKWIRELDETLAQREAERTARIAAMLKKYTGTLEKIAFIAIADVHRLIHSEAMMINQAMLANRRALARLFLNLMEKDLQGALSHRHHWEDKLQDWKAIRVHASVNRFKEFMSSPPIRSPEGVQATLDAMRAGQESLSERRSQALRSLSCITPPKCSKAQAAEWYSTLCAVNDQIDSLHVGSITKLRLHYEETWQECLAEVERFKDEVAAYGIPADEIQNVVSNELLPLIGQCQSQSDEQLEAMDRAFEALARQAGALSKALLRFARGAGHLWEVHGAGLQRREQQLQAQLEEVRHTHEQENQRKEAELDIMLDRLRQESSEEALRISLDKTLRFLEEIKAGYINLHKDEVNVVEGYPAMVLKEIQAYSTAVSRFFKVKEIYSQDAQELRRLCPFLNFDSSGRVREKQNRQTRRAEDLSDLSADLFLTEGNDGSHQETSDSQESETFTTSGGNVYSALSFGEQWAEDGEQGPAVSVVELVVFPKSLLAELQREVRVAFFSHLEDWYQTALTNGTGVVEAKKEELKCGLDLRLQLQQSRARRIEVDVHDVRAGELVLHRDRVDRHCEGVQQALNELRTRVQDLQLQQQRLSEEFRTHIHSMEDVFTSAKKSDVLANLCGSLQSHLEKHMAVVQKSQRGFRQEMESRLGGLREANAQFIKSLLLFSEGGNFTPEEVEACQKRLEKMAKRIDSTDEAIMLDMEGTESRCLEQAKEVISMFEDRFQFLTADLKFLEKIQRVLTNTQVQIKSEAAKSNTQKRNLDSIVVQLESVTEGFAKPSPEKKGVTPDDVNALTRSLMQELKKRCQYLNCSLVPSVAVAGPDSPLQGAFAVAARPKSRRQDKPGSPASDSLLQPSRMGVPFSEDTAVSVVQGLLRISKPKSSQEVQVESPDRRPAPVTARLTPAGTPGRRERAGGTPSTPALHRQRRRSAESVSSQSMHRLSRPSRSDKRFQVFGADPEAHTTFNGAINSILWKANDLLLSLAEEFYKKKERRPIARPQHLQETFEQCAEELNKRLLLYQKQAQEYHNGSLQDFRQQLIRTEERLSQVPTLLLSHLGERHLERLSQDTGQIRQNMERVQQESEDRKNKHSGQLRVRLGHPAYEEELESLRVAEESRQRELTTAIQRTKLELQACVRSHGEEFVAALASLTENMLFQMDNLLTIDEVQAGQAEAKQETLTTLIRQKGAGASLGEKQSGPQIQRSSRTWPGVRYFETQEQPHRETASITTAKTTQGHLIAVEMRDTMYQRYRQRYEEELSRAEEDSVAQEKLAARWEQHWRDSMQTLTQLYSEE comes from the exons ATGGCTGAAACTCGAATCATTCCCAGCGGAAAAGTTTACAGACAGATGTTTGATGCCCAG GAGAGCGAGGAGCAGAGCGTGGAGGAGGAGGTCAGAGGACTGCCAGACACCATCA TGGCAGAGAAGTTGGGCTCTGACATCATTGAGCGCATGatggagaagaaagagaggagtcacacagaggcagtggcACAGCTGCACCAGGAGCTTGTCATGCTCAGTGCG GAGTATGAGTCATTCCTgacagagaagggagaagaCTTCCTGTCTAAACTGTCAACATCCTATGAGAACGCAGAGAGGCTACTGCAGAGATTGGACAATGTCTCCGATCTGGAGACGTTCACCCTTCAG GGTCTGCATGAGCTGTGGGAATCAGTGAAGCAGGAgtctgaggagaggaggaagtggatCCGGGAGCTGGACGAAACGCTGGCCCAGCGCGAGGCCGAGAGGACAGCCAGG ATTGCAgcaatgctgaaaaaatacacaggaacACTGGAGAAAATTGCCTTCATCGCGATTGCAGACGTGCATAGGCTGATCCACAGTGAAGCCATG ATGATAAACCAGGCAATGCTGGCCAACCGCCGTGCCTTGGCCAGACTTTTCCTGAACTTGATGGAGAAggacctgcagggggcgctaTCTCACAGGCATCACTGGGAGGACAAGCTGCAGGACTGGAAGGCCATCCGAGTCCATGCATCGGTCAACCGGTTCAA GGAGTTTATGAGCAGCCCCCCGATTCGGAGCCCCGAGGGGGTGCAGGCCACGCTGGACGCCATGAGGGCCGGGCAGGAGTCACTGAGTGAGAGGCGGAGCCAGGCACTGCGGTCACTCAG TTGCATCACCCCTCCGAAGTGCTCAAAGGCCCAGGCTGCTGAGTGGTACTCCACCCTCTGTGCTGTCAATGACCAGATAG ATTCTCTGCATGTTGGCTCTATCACCAAACTGCGCCTGCACTATGAAGAAACCTGGCAGGAGTGTTTAGCGGAGGTCGAAAGGTTTAAG GATGAAGTGGCTGCGTATGGGATTCCCGCTGACGAGATCCAGAACGTTGTCAGTAACGAGCTCCTGCCTCTGATTGGACAATGCCAGAGCCAATCAGATGAACAGCTAGAAGCCATGGAT agggCGTTTGAGGCTTTGGCCAGGCAGGCCGGTGCGCTCAGCAAAGCGCTGCTGAGGTTTGCCCGGGGGGCGGGGCACCTGTGGGAGGTGCACGGCGCGGGGCTGCAGAGGAgggaacagcagctgcaggcccagctggaggaggtgcGCCACACCCACGAGCAGGAAAACCAG agGAAAGAGGCGGAGTTGGACATCATGCTAGACAGACTGAGGCAGGAGAGCTCAGAGGAAGCCCTCCGAATCTCTCTGGACAAGACTCTCCGCTTCCTGGAGGAAATCAAGGCTGG GTATATTAACCTCCACAAAGATGAGGTGAATGTAGTGGAGGGTTACCCTGCCATGGTCCTGAAGGAGATACAGGCTTACAGCACGGCCGTCAGTCGCTTCTTCAAAGTCAAGGAGATATACAGTCAG GATGCTCAAGAACTCCGCAGACTTTGCCCGTTCCTTAACTTTG ATTCCAGCGGGAGGGTTAGAGAGAAGCAGAACCGACAGACTCGCAGAGCTGAAGACCTGTCAGACTTGTCTGCTGATCTGTTCCTCACCGAG GGCAATGATGGCTCCCATCAAGAGACTTCCGATTCCCAGGAAAGTGAGACGTTCACGACCTCCGGGGGGAACGTGTACAGCGCGCTGAGTTTTGGGGAGCAGTGGGCAGAGGATGGGGAGCAGGGACCCGCCGTGTCAGTGGTGGAGCTGGTGGTGTTCCCGAAAAGTCTCCTGGCTGAACttcagagaga AGTGCGGGTGGCATTCTTCAGTCACTTAGAGGACTGGTATCAGACGGCACTGACCAACGGCACGGGCGTCGTGGAGGCCAAGAAGGAGGAGCTGAAATGTGGGCTGGATCTTCGGCTGCAGCTACAGCAGTCCCGTGCCAGGAGGATCGAGGTGGACGTTCACGATGTCCGCGCGG GGGAGCTGGTGTTGCACCGCGACCGGGTGGACAGACACTGTGAGGGCGTCCAGCAGGCCCTGAATGAGCTTCGAACCCGAGTCCAGgacctgcagctccagcagcagcggcTGAGCGAGGAATTCCGCACCCACATACACAGCATGGAGGACGTCTTCACCTCGGCCAAAAAGTCTGACGT gctgGCCAATCTGTGCGGCTCACTGCAGTCCCACCTGGAGAAGCACATGGCCGTGGTCCAGAAATCACAGAGAGGCTTCAGGCAGGAGATGGAGTCCAGGCTGGGGGGCTTAAGGGAGGCCAACGCCCAGTTCATCAAGTCCCTCCT GCTGTTTTCGGAAGGGGGAAACTTCACCCCCGAGGAGGTGGAGGCGTGTCAGAAGCGTCTGGAGAAGATGGCAAAGCGCATCGACTCCACAGATGAGGCCATCATGCTCGACATGGAAGGAACGGAGTCCAGGTGCCTGGAGCAG gcAAAAGAAGTGATCAGCATGTTTGAGGACAGGTTCCAGTTTTTGACTGCGGATCTGAAGTTCCTGGAGAAGATTCAAAGAGTCCTAACCAACACACAGGTCCAAATTAAATCAGAG GCAGCAAAGAGTAACACACAGAAGAGGAATCTCGACAGCATTGTGGTGCAGCTGGAGAGCGTGACTGAGGGATTTGCAAAACCCAGTCCTGAGAAGAAG GGTGTGACACCAGATGACGTAAACGCTCTGACCCGGTCGCTAatgcaggagctgaagaagaGGTGCCAGTACCTCAACTGCTCCTTG GTCCCCTCTGTGGCTGTAGCGGGGCCGGACTCCCCCCTCCAGGGGGCTTTCGCGGTGGCGGCACGCCCCAAATCCCGCCGGCAGGACAAGCCCGGTAGCCCCGCCTCTGACAGCCTCCTGCAGCCCAGCCGCATGGGCGTGCCCTTCAGCGAGGACACCGCCGTGAGCGTGGTGCAGGGGCTGCTCAG AATCAGCAAGCCTAAATCCAGTCAGGAGGTCCAGGTGGAGTCACCTGATCGACGGCCAGCACCTGTAACAG CCAGGCTGACCCCCGCAGGGACACCAGGGCGGCGAGAGCGAGCAGGGGGAACTCCCAGCACCCCGGCACTCCACAGACAGCGCAGGAGGTCTGCCGAGTCCGTCAGCTCCCAGAG CATGCACAGACTGTCCAGGCCGTCTCGCTCTGATAAGAGGTTCCAGGTGTTCGGGGCCGATCCTGAGGCACA CACGACTTTCAATGGTGCCATCAACAGCATTCTATGGAAGGCCAACGATCTTctgctctcattggctgag GAGTTCTACAAGAAGAAGGAGCGTCGGCCAATCGCGCGGCCGCAGCACCTGCAGGAGACGTTTGAACAGTGTGCGGAGGAGCTGAACAagagactgctgctgtaccaaAAGCAAGCGCAGGAGTACCACAACGGCAGCCTGCAAG ACTTCAGGCAGCAGCTGATCCGCACTGAGGAACGCCTGTCCCAGGTGCccacgctgctgctctctcacctGGGCGAGAGACACCTGGAACGTCTGAGCCAGGACACCGGCCAGATCCGCCAGAACATGGAGCGCGTCCAGCAGGAGAGCGAGGACAGGAAG AATAAGCACAGTGGGCAGTTGCGTGTGCGGCTTGGTCACCCTGCCtatgaggaggagctggagagcttGCGTGTGGCTGaagagagcagacagagggagctCACCACTGCCATCCAGAGGACCAAGCTTGAACTGCAG GCTTGTGTGAGGTCACATGGGGAGGAGTTTGTCGCTGCGCTCGCCTCATTGACAGAGAACATGCTCTTCCAGATGGACAACCTGCTCACCATCGACGAGGTGCAGGCAGGCC AAGCCGAAGCAAAGCAGGAGACTCTCACCACGCTGATCCGGCAGAAAGGGGCTGGAGCTTCACTGGGGGAGAAACAGAGCGGCCCTCAgatacagagaagcagcag GACCTGGCCAGGGGTTCGTTACTTTGAGACTCAGGAGCAGCCACACAGGGAAACCGCGTCCATCACCACGGCCAAAACCACCCAGGGTCACCTGATTGCGGTGGAGATGCGGGACACCATGTACCAG CGCTACAGGCAGCGGTACGAGGAGGAGCTGTCCCGGGCGGAGGAGGACAGTGTGGCCCAGGAAAAGCTTGCCGCCCGCTGGGAACAGCACTGGAGAGACTCCATGCAGACCCTCACTCAGCTGTACTCTGAGGAGTGA